One stretch of Apis cerana isolate GH-2021 linkage group LG8, AcerK_1.0, whole genome shotgun sequence DNA includes these proteins:
- the LOC108004170 gene encoding uncharacterized protein LOC108004170 isoform X2: MAWTGTQRWRNPAPEGDDVQRSIELLDKVLSEYDEHEAEGEGGGGVGVGVGSGGGGGGDGSGGGSGGGVGDCGSSTEPSIGLTPDDESPSLGHQSEDDGYMSMNGRKAKMALVALRPVPDCPEPQDLAGISTQEFPPPPEEAERIISTLLPMVSPGNSSKRNGHPSTRRSGRQQWMIAMEDSIRHGNGTVTTQTTLPKTRHQRPYGWENGNGEPLKLAQPPSPPSKFASLPYDGKVSFGWIPPRTNPTTIEKHREVRRRSSEEEGLEGNNKNHRQNFEKDRTSHLRKQRQNNEIMKSSSVEDRLLMNHEQSEQNGRRRNDSDSSEGRFSRNSESERSSIPRSSSVSVERFSMRATCGSSDFSRANSISNERFHSSDFSIAVASASSNDRVSVPTSEPFSIRNLDFVSFSLPTRTDSNERFSAPTSDRCSEERYSDMFSTRNSDFSTRNSTDFRTQSEEERFSDDSLEELLPPPPPISKRHSIAWEVPLEDDPLYAPGSTKVIGRRRRKSSDVSSVGSASKLRDFDDWQDPRLSTTDDDLISPYSDSSTNELDQIRPQDLTKNGTYVIRRGRKKERKGLPKAPTKTKSLSFENSEENPLSNVKRYSSTFDNIRSLLRENKMDEPIDDPPIEFAPSVPPDLVRVVSLPAINDETDNWPRELEVTVEEEESSDLSDKDKKTREMYELIQLSSSLSSNDKPEKGRIDLAESLNQENNESNSTCNGVSFSTSNSYSKGFSLAITPPSGNAFIEESSARKSPNSSLGNENRLASKIPVNLLIEDQIVKKALKENRRQLEKVSDAIKEIESVKNSESYSENKQRWIRTADAKQPLTRKTSLDNESNERVTADARAKKQLDSDLDSDSASKTSPETTDIEGRRINGTDIYASGKRLRQNGVVDGHKNDQKQIENVIDAILEDSKNPDFQVSVEVLEFPPLPPSPVEEADEESSDIGQSAMIVSKPKSHSNRTMEYRPRVPPHRGPVTNHSFSDSKDQQISLNTRSMDAGFSRGKRTPTATTSRREQIPVERRTLPTDLPGPSRRRPFTKKHSPSAEPCSSVGNGNCSSNTVTNGVNSGACSSTSGGTSSNIATSTSGMQTSCSLPETPVFARGSDIPRTPQHASNPTQMRRQPGWYAPTSATTGYRRNNPGLEQAIIGTELLRLAGGPNRGWYPTRKANQPRPASIEHLERLNNAYDPRLAGSGDQRKPLTLPTNITPNKYFGQRSGSKDGKGGKDNASPCGPYAGKFTFFHLSEYEIFIIKKNVFEKCITIRYNFSVSSFYKFTQTIQKIMV, encoded by the exons ATGGCGTGGACTGGAACGCAACGTTGGAGAAATCCTGCTCCAGA AGGTGACGATGTacaacgatcgatcgagctGCTGGACAAAGTGCTCTCAGAGTACGACGAGCACGAAGCAGAGGGCGAAGGTGGTGGAGGCGTCGGCGTCGGCGTCGGCAGTGGCGGTGGCGGCGGCGGTGACGGTAGTGGAGGTGGGAGCGGCGGAGGTGTTGGGGATTGTGGCAGCAGCACCGAACCAAGTATTGGTCTCACACCTGACGACGAAAGTCCGTCCTTAG GACATCAATCCGAGGACGACGGTTACATGAGTATGAATGGACGGAAAGCGAAGATGGCTCTGGTAGCACTGCGTCCGGTTCCAGATTGTCCAGAGCCACAAGATCTCGCGGGTATATCTACTCAAGAATTTCCACCACCGCCGGAAGAAGCCGAACGAATCATTTCTACTTTGTTGCCCAT GGTATCGCCTGgaaattcttcgaaacgaaacggcCATCCATCAACTCGTCGAAGCGGACGACAACAGTGGATGATAGCTATGGAGGATAGTATACGACACGGAAACGGTACTGTTACTACTCAAACAACTCTC CCCAAAACTCGACACCAGAGACCATATGGATGGGAAAATGGTAACGGTGAGCCATTAAAATTGGCTCAACCTCCAAGTCCACCAAGTAAATTCGCCAGTTTACCATACGATGGTAAAGTGTCGTTCGGTTGGATCCCACCTCGAACCAATCCGACGACCATAGAGAAGCATCGCGAGGTCAGACGTCGATCTTCAGAGGAAGAGGGACTAGAAGGGAATAACAAAAACCATCGGCAAAATTTTGAGAAGGATCGAACATCGCATTTGCGAAAGCAACGACAAAACAATGAGATCATGAAATCGAGCAGTGTAGAAGATCGGTTGTTGATGAATCACGAGCAATCGGAACAAAACGGGCGTAGAAGGAACGATTCTGATTCGAGTGAAGGAAGATTCTCGAGAAACTCCGAATCCGAGAGATCCTCGATCCCACGCTCGAGTTCGGTCAGTGTCGAAAGATTTTCCATGAGAGCGACATGCGGATCCTCCGATTTTTCAAGGGCGAACTCGATCTCGAACGAGAGATTCCATTCTTCAGATTTCTCGATAGCCGTGGCCAGTGCCAGCTCGAATGATCGTGTTTCCGTGCCGACATCCGAACCTTTTTCAATTCGAAACCTCGActttgtttcgttttctttACCGACGAGAACCGATTCTAATGAAAGATTCTCGGCCCCAACCTCGGACAGATGTTCCGAAGAGCGTTATTCCGACATGTTCTCCACCAGAAACTCGGATTTCTCGACCAGAAACTCGACGGATTTTAGAACTCAATCTGAAGAGGAACGGTTTTCCGATGATTCGTTGGAAGAACTtttacctcctcctcctccgatcAGCAAGAGGCATTCCATCGCTTGGGAAGTACCTCTGGAAGATGATCCTTTATACGCTCCAGGAAGTACCAAGGTGATCGGTAGGAGACGACGTAAGAGCAGCGATGTGTCCA gTGTTGGATCAGCATCTAAACTTCGCGATTTCGACGATTGGCAAGATCCACGATTATCGACTACCGATGACGATTTAATCTCTCCATATTCGGACTCTTCGACAAATGAACTTGATCAGATACGGCCACAAGATTTAACGAAAAATGGTACCTATGTGATACGCCGTGGtcgaaaaaaggaacgaaaaggATTGCCAAAAGCTCCTACCAAAACTAAAAGTTTATCCTTCGAGAACAGCGAAGAAAATCCATTGTCCAACGTAAAACGATACTCGAGTACCTTTGATAACATCAGAAGTcttttaagagaaaataaaatggatgaACCGATAGACGATCCGCCAATAGAATTTGCGCCATCTGTTCCGCCCGATTTGGTCAGAGTGGTCTCACTTCCGGCGATTAACGATGAAACCGACAATTGGCCACGGGAATTGGAAGTCACGgttgaagaggaagaaagttcAGATCTCTCGGACAAAGATAAGAAGACTCGAGAAATGTATGAATTGATCCAATTATCATCCTCGTTATCATCGAATGACAAGCCTGAGAAAGGTCGAATCGATCTGGCTGAATCTTtgaatcaagaaaataatgagTCAAATAGTACATGTAATGGagtttctttttcaacttCTAACAGTTATTCTAAGGGATTTAGTCTAGCTATAACACCACCTAGCGGGAACGCGTTCATCGAAGAATCAAGTGCGAGAAAATCGCCTAATTCCAGCCTTGGTAATGAAAATCGCTTAGCATCCAAGATTccggtaaatttattaatagaagatcaaattgtaaaaaaagctTTAAAGGAAAATCGACGACAACTGGAGAAAGTCAGTGATGCTATAAAAGAGATTGAGAGCGTGAAGAATAGTGAATCTTATTCGGAGAATAAACAACGATGGATCCGTACTGCAGATGCGAAACAACCATTAACGAGAAAAACTAGTCTCGATAACGAATCCAATGAACGTGTCACCGCAGATGCTAGAGCGAAAAAACAACTTGATTCAGATCTTGATTCAGATTCAGCATCTAAGACCAGTCCAGAAACGACAGATATCgagggaagaagaataaatggaACAGATATTTATGCATCAGGGAAAAGATTGCGACAGAATGGTGTCGTTGATGGTCATAAGAACGATCAAAAACAAATCGAAAATGTAATCGACGCCATTCTCGAGGATTCCAAAAATCCAGATTTTCAG GTAAGTGTAGAAGTTCTCGAATTTCCTCCGTTACCACCTTCTCCTGTAGAAGAAGCAGATGAGGAAAGCTCGGACATCGGTCAGAGTGCCATGATTGTTTCGAAACCAAAAAGTCATAGCAATCGAACAATGGAATATAGACCTAGAGTGCCACCTCATCGTGGCCCTGTTACCAATCATTCGTTCTCAGATTCGAAAGATCAACAAATATCTCTCAATACTAGATCCATGGATGCTGGATTCTCTCGGGGTAAAAGAACACCTACTGCCACTACTTCCAGACGAGAG CAAATACCAGTAGAACGAAGAACTTTGCCTACGGATTTACCAGGACCATCGCGACGACGGCCTTTTACAAAGAAACACTCACCATCTGCAGAACCATGCTCATCTGTTGGAAACGGCAATTGCAGTAGTAATACCGTCACAAACGGAGTTAACAGCGGAGCTTGTAGTAGTACTAGCGGTGGAACCAGTAGTAATATAGCAACCAGTACCAGTGGGATGCAAACTTCCTGTTCGCTTCCGGAAACTCCTGTTTTTGCTAGAGGAAGCGATATTCCTAGAACTCCTCAGCATGCCAGCAATCCTACGCAAATGCGTCGGCAACCTGGTTGGTATGCCCCAACCTCGGCTACCACCGG gtATCGCAGGAATAATCCGGGTCTGGAACAAGCGATAATCGGGACAGAATTATTGCGATTAGCCGGTGGCCCGAATCGAGGATGGTATCCAACAAGGAAGGCGAACCAACCACGACCAGCTTCGATCGAGCATCTCGAACGACTGAACAATGCATATGATCCACGCTTGGCAGGTTCCGGAGACCAGAGGAAACCATTGACTCTACCAACAAACATCACACCGAACAAATACTTCGGCCAAA GAAGTGGAAGCAAAGATGGAAAAGGTGGGAAGGATAATGCATCACCGTGTGGTCCTTATGCAGGtaagtttactttttttcatttaagtgaatatgagatttttataattaaaaaaaatgtgtttgAGAAATGTATcacaattcgatataatttctcGGTATCATCATTTTACAAGTTCACGCAAACGATTCAAAAAATCATGgtgtaa